One genomic segment of Theobroma cacao cultivar B97-61/B2 chromosome 6, Criollo_cocoa_genome_V2, whole genome shotgun sequence includes these proteins:
- the LOC18596064 gene encoding uncharacterized protein LOC18596064: protein MVIGDGSNIRFWTDSWVERGVLKDLFPRMFALAKNKEGYVEDLVISFNTWNAGPVGKSEFKIWCMAFYAILWSVWLYRNDMVFRGVTWNADKVFELVKLRVALWAQAKWPLEYGVVLDTFKYPAKGAMVKKRKITRVVEEWSKPHKGEMKYNVDGAAQGCPEEVGIGGIIRDDEGNTKIVFSKVIGVEDASATEVRAIREAFFNFRKFKMGFHTFFNY, encoded by the exons ATGGTGATTGGTGATGGAAGCAACATACGCTTTTGGACTGACAGTTGGGTGGAGAGGGGTGTGCTGAAAGATCTATTTCCTAGGATGTTCGCCCTTGCTAAAAATAAGGAAGGCTACGTTG AGGATTTAGTTATCTCGTTTAATACTTGGAATGCTGGTCCCGTGGGGAAAAGTGAGTTCAAAATCTGGTGCATGGCTTTCTATGCTATTTTGTGGTCAGTGTGGTTGTATAGAAATGATATGGTCTTTAGAGGAGTCACTTGGAATGCTGATAAGGTTTTTGAACTTGTTAAACTCAGAGTAGCCTTGTGGGCTCAAGCTAAGTGGCCTCTCGAGTACGGTGTGGTATTAGATACTTTCAAATATCCAGCTAAGGGCGCGAtggttaagaaaagaaagataacTAGAGTCGTGGAGGAGTGGAGTAAACCACACAAAGGGGAAATGAAATATAATGTAGATGGGGCAGCTCAAGGCTGCCCTGAGGAGGTAGGGATTGGGGGCATCATTAGAGACGATGAAGGAAATACTAAAATTGTTTTTTCAAAAGTTATAGGGGTAGAAGATGCTAGTGCAACTGAAGTCAGAGCAATTAGAGAGGCTTTTTTTAACTTTCGCAAGTTCAAAATGGGCTTCCACACattctttaattattga